CACTTTGGAACGAGGCCAAGAACGTATTTCTTGGCTTGCTTGCTGAGCATATTCACGGTGTTTCTTTTGCTTGATATAGCGTGTTACGACAACCGCTATGCAGCTGACTAAAACAGCCAACACCGCCCACCAACCCGGGGCGAGTGGAAACCAACCCGACAGCCGGGGTAAATGAATGTCGGCGATCGGTAATTGCTGCTGCGTTGCAACGGTCAAAAAGAGGTTGTAGAAGCTCATAATAAAGCTCCTTGCAACTGTTGTTCGAGCGATATGGCTGCGCTTAATTTGTATTGGTGGCGTGTCACTTGCGAAAGAACTTGTCGGCAGTATTGCTGTTGACGCATTACGCGTTGTTGATAGTCATCTCTAACTGAGTTGTTTGATAAGTTTAACAAACCACTTTCAACACCATCGCTAACGCAAAGGTCGCCTTTAAATTTTTCTGCGAGATGCTGTTCAAGCGGATCAAATATATTGAACGTCATAATTTGATTGTGACGTTTGAGCATCGCTAGGGCTTGCTCGGATTCTGCATCTAAACTTTGAAAGTCGCTAATCACAGCAATCATTGCACCGGTATGGGCATGACGCCTTAAATGTTCAAGTGCTTGGCCTAAGCGGTTTGATGGGGACTGACCCTGCTCGGCCAAATGGTGCTGATGACTGTCTTCAATGGTTTCTAACACGTGTGTCAATCCCTGACGTCTGGCGCGAGCAGGAACTTCGCTAAATTGGTGATCGGTAAGGCATACCATGCCAACGCGGTCGCCCCCTTTAAAAGACGACCAAGCCAAGGCCGCGGCCAGATAACATGCTTGAGTAGATTTTAAATAGAGGCTTGAACCAAAACGCATTGAAGCCGATAAATCTAACAAGATAAAGACTGGGCGTTCGCGCTCCTCTTC
This genomic window from Echinimonas agarilytica contains:
- a CDS encoding DUF58 domain-containing protein, translating into MKWWSSENQSEAQAQLTLGDGIHITMNDLLACQPLAGLLSLRPDPRLVGRRHGQYLSRMKGRGMEFSEVRAYQQGDDIRAIDWRITARTGKAHTKLYEEERERPVFILLDLSASMRFGSSLYLKSTQACYLAAALAWSSFKGGDRVGMVCLTDHQFSEVPARARRQGLTHVLETIEDSHQHHLAEQGQSPSNRLGQALEHLRRHAHTGAMIAVISDFQSLDAESEQALAMLKRHNQIMTFNIFDPLEQHLAEKFKGDLCVSDGVESGLLNLSNNSVRDDYQQRVMRQQQYCRQVLSQVTRHQYKLSAAISLEQQLQGALL